The Terriglobia bacterium genome includes a region encoding these proteins:
- a CDS encoding efflux RND transporter periplasmic adaptor subunit: MNILKNKWTIVAVILVAVVLFAAFGLNRKDKTQYFTARAERGDIRAVVDATGTINAVTSVQVGSQVSGNIYRLHADFNSKVKHGQLIAEIEPSLFDGALLQAKADYENAKANVASAKANLEKAKAAQEQTKADYERTLGLTRQGVMSQQQLDLAKANYDSAVAAVSAADAQVTQAVAQVEQRKAAVSVAQTNLDHCSIYAPIDGTVVNRAIDVGQTVAASLQAPTLFTIAQDLTKMQVYTKTDESDVGQIRVGQKVSFKVDAFPRETFSGAVSQIRMNPTTVQNVVTYDTIIDFDNPELKLFPGMTAYVTIPVASARDVIKIPNGALRYTPDLKPDELRALLKENGIEPAGGRRRAGQGEGQGQPGTPAQVPAQPATQASGGPPQAQGQPRASGARGPGAQVASGAPSTGGHRAGQGGEQPGGGVKPHEAAPTDLGIVWTQLADKTLKPVQVRTGITDHTVTELVQVLHGDLKEGDELIIGASKSGRASVGGPMGGRPPGR; encoded by the coding sequence GTGAACATACTGAAGAACAAATGGACGATTGTGGCCGTCATCCTGGTCGCCGTGGTGCTGTTTGCGGCCTTCGGACTCAATCGCAAGGACAAAACGCAATACTTTACCGCCCGGGCGGAGCGCGGCGACATCCGCGCCGTGGTGGATGCCACCGGCACCATTAACGCCGTCACCTCGGTCCAGGTCGGATCGCAGGTTTCCGGGAACATCTACCGGCTCCACGCCGATTTCAATTCCAAGGTCAAGCACGGTCAGTTGATCGCCGAGATTGAACCCTCGCTTTTCGACGGCGCGCTGCTCCAAGCCAAGGCTGATTATGAAAACGCCAAGGCCAATGTCGCTTCCGCCAAGGCAAATCTGGAAAAAGCAAAGGCCGCGCAGGAGCAGACCAAGGCCGATTACGAGCGCACCCTGGGTTTGACCAGGCAGGGCGTCATGAGCCAGCAGCAGCTCGATCTCGCCAAGGCCAATTACGACTCCGCCGTCGCTGCCGTTTCCGCCGCCGACGCCCAAGTGACGCAGGCCGTGGCCCAGGTCGAACAGCGCAAGGCCGCGGTTTCAGTGGCGCAAACCAATCTCGATCACTGCTCCATCTACGCCCCGATTGACGGCACCGTAGTCAACCGCGCCATCGACGTCGGACAGACCGTCGCCGCCTCCTTACAGGCGCCCACGTTGTTCACCATCGCGCAGGACCTGACCAAGATGCAGGTCTACACCAAGACCGACGAAAGCGACGTCGGCCAGATCCGGGTCGGCCAAAAGGTTTCCTTCAAGGTGGACGCCTTCCCACGCGAGACCTTCAGCGGCGCGGTTTCGCAGATCCGCATGAATCCCACCACGGTGCAGAACGTCGTCACCTACGACACCATCATTGATTTCGACAATCCCGAACTCAAGCTCTTTCCCGGCATGACCGCCTACGTCACCATCCCGGTGGCCAGCGCGCGTGATGTCATCAAAATTCCCAACGGGGCCCTCCGCTACACGCCGGACTTAAAGCCTGACGAACTCCGCGCATTGCTCAAGGAGAACGGCATCGAGCCCGCTGGCGGACGCCGCCGCGCGGGGCAAGGCGAAGGTCAGGGACAGCCGGGAACGCCGGCGCAAGTCCCTGCACAACCGGCAACGCAAGCGAGTGGAGGACCGCCGCAAGCCCAAGGCCAGCCACGCGCGAGTGGCGCGCGCGGTCCGGGAGCTCAAGTCGCAAGCGGTGCCCCCAGTACCGGTGGACACCGCGCCGGTCAGGGCGGCGAGCAGCCCGGCGGCGGCGTGAAGCCGCACGAAGCAGCGCCGACCGATCTCGGCATTGTCTGGACGCAGTTGGCCGACAAGACCCTGAAGCCCGTCCAGGTACGCACCGGCATTACTGACCACACTGTCACCGAGTTGGTGCAGGTGTTGCACGGCGACCTGAAGGAGGGCGACGAACTCATCATCGGCGCCAGCAAGAGCGGGCGTGCGAGCGTGGGAGGGCCAATGGGTGGTCGCCCGCCGGGACGGTAA
- the modA gene encoding molybdate ABC transporter substrate-binding protein, with translation MTRVTRAGPVGPPVCRSIAVVLLAVICASCALQAQTTLTVAAAANLGPALREIAADFEKSNGTRVTLVYGASGNLAMQIENGAPFDVFLSADEDYPRNLETKGAAAPGSLAVYATGKLVLWVTNASGIDVGRLQPQMLLLDSVHKIAIANPQHAPYGKAAVEFLRKAGLYERVAGKFVLGEDVAQTAEFVRSGNADVGIIPLSLALAPAMKERGKYQEIAAGLYTPIRQAGVILKSAKNPSAAAKFLDYIRSAEAAAVLTRYGYEPPGTQR, from the coding sequence ATGACGCGGGTCACAAGAGCAGGGCCTGTCGGTCCGCCGGTCTGCCGGTCCATCGCAGTTGTGTTGCTGGCCGTCATTTGCGCAAGCTGTGCGCTGCAGGCGCAAACCACTCTGACCGTGGCGGCCGCTGCCAATCTTGGCCCCGCCCTGCGCGAGATTGCCGCCGACTTCGAAAAAAGCAACGGAACGCGTGTCACGCTGGTGTACGGGGCTTCCGGTAATCTGGCGATGCAGATCGAGAACGGCGCCCCCTTCGACGTATTTCTTTCCGCGGACGAGGATTACCCGCGCAACCTGGAAACCAAAGGTGCGGCTGCACCCGGGTCACTTGCCGTTTATGCGACGGGGAAACTGGTTTTGTGGGTCACAAACGCGTCCGGCATTGATGTTGGCCGACTCCAGCCGCAGATGTTGCTCCTGGATTCCGTGCACAAAATTGCCATTGCCAACCCGCAGCACGCGCCTTACGGCAAGGCAGCAGTCGAGTTTCTTCGCAAAGCTGGACTGTACGAGCGTGTCGCAGGAAAATTCGTCCTGGGGGAAGACGTTGCGCAGACGGCAGAATTCGTCCGCTCGGGTAACGCGGATGTTGGCATCATTCCTCTGTCACTGGCGCTCGCGCCGGCGATGAAGGAGCGGGGAAAGTACCAAGAGATCGCGGCCGGCTTGTATACGCCGATCCGGCAAGCCGGCGTGATTCTTAAGAGTGCGAAAAATCCATCCGCAGCGGCGAAGTTTCTTGATTACATCAGGTCGGCGGAGGCGGCGGCGGTGCTGACGCGTTATGGCTACGAGCCGCCGGGAACGCAACGATGA
- the modB gene encoding molybdate ABC transporter permease subunit: MNWQAFALTARLAVIVAGVLVVIGLPIAYWITYSRWRWKFLIEAVVSVPLVLPPTVLGYYLLVLFGNATWFGRWYQSLTGHTLAFTFAGLVIGSILYSLPFAVQPFAASFAAVDTRLLAASATLGASGWRTFWRVVLPLSKPGLVTGIALSFAHTVGEFGVVLMIGGNIPGVTRTVSIDIYDRVQASEFAQAGQTALLLLIFSFVVLSLVYALNRKVWAVWPFR; this comes from the coding sequence ATGAACTGGCAAGCTTTCGCCCTGACCGCGCGGCTGGCGGTGATCGTGGCCGGTGTGCTGGTGGTGATCGGGTTGCCGATCGCCTATTGGATCACCTATTCGCGCTGGCGCTGGAAGTTCCTGATCGAAGCCGTGGTGTCGGTCCCGCTGGTGTTGCCGCCGACGGTGCTCGGTTACTACCTGCTGGTTTTGTTCGGCAACGCGACGTGGTTCGGGCGTTGGTATCAATCGCTGACCGGCCACACGCTGGCGTTTACCTTTGCGGGCCTGGTGATCGGCTCGATCTTGTATAGCCTGCCCTTCGCGGTGCAGCCCTTCGCCGCTTCGTTTGCGGCCGTGGACACGCGCCTGCTGGCGGCTTCGGCCACCTTGGGGGCTTCTGGATGGCGGACGTTCTGGCGCGTGGTCTTGCCGCTGTCCAAGCCGGGGCTGGTGACCGGAATCGCTCTCAGCTTCGCGCACACGGTCGGCGAATTTGGCGTCGTGCTGATGATCGGCGGAAATATTCCCGGCGTGACGCGCACCGTCTCCATTGATATTTACGACCGGGTGCAGGCGTCGGAGTTCGCGCAGGCGGGGCAAACCGCGCTGCTGCTGCTGATTTTTTCCTTTGTTGTGCTCTCGCTGGTGTATGCGCTGAACCGCAAGGTATGGGCGGTCTGGCCGTTTCGCTAG
- a CDS encoding VTT domain-containing protein has translation MEIVPAKIVHAKVAPQVKLLAAASLWTTLRRWGGPGLCLIGIIDSSFIPTLGSLDIFNAVLSARHHDLWWYYAMMSTAGSVAGAYLMYRLASGAGTGWLQKRMGAARVARVDGMLEKYGVFAVVIAGVAPPPFPSSPFFVAAGALKFPIRKYLAALVAGRAFRYSLVAWIASHYSRRIIRVFRHPQQYAVVTISITVAVVLVFVAAALVWHRIGQEIERAQQEAQGKQQVPSC, from the coding sequence ATGGAAATCGTTCCGGCCAAAATCGTGCACGCTAAAGTCGCGCCTCAGGTGAAGCTCCTGGCAGCGGCTTCCCTCTGGACCACCCTGCGCCGCTGGGGCGGGCCCGGCTTGTGTCTGATCGGAATCATTGACAGCTCGTTCATTCCGACGCTGGGCAGCCTGGATATTTTCAACGCCGTGCTCTCCGCGCGCCATCACGACCTGTGGTGGTACTACGCCATGATGAGCACGGCCGGATCGGTGGCCGGCGCCTACCTGATGTACCGCTTGGCCAGCGGCGCCGGGACCGGGTGGCTGCAGAAGCGGATGGGGGCGGCGCGGGTCGCCCGCGTTGACGGCATGCTGGAAAAGTACGGAGTGTTCGCCGTGGTGATTGCGGGGGTCGCGCCGCCGCCATTTCCCAGTTCGCCGTTTTTCGTGGCGGCGGGGGCGCTGAAATTTCCGATTCGCAAGTACCTGGCCGCGCTCGTCGCCGGGCGCGCGTTTCGTTATTCGCTGGTGGCCTGGATCGCGTCACACTACAGCCGCCGCATCATCCGCGTCTTCCGCCATCCCCAGCAGTACGCGGTGGTCACCATCAGCATCACCGTCGCGGTGGTGCTGGTGTTCGTGGCGGCGGCATTGGTCTGGCATCGCATCGGCCAGGAAATCGAGCGCGCCCAGCAGGAGGCGCAGGGCAAGCAGCAAGTTCCGAGCTGCTAG
- the modC gene encoding molybdenum ABC transporter ATP-binding protein has translation MRGGKKRRGINHGSSDRLQCPATTCPPPSALAVSLRKRLSESFTLEVSFTAAAGITMLFGPSGAGKTTLLECIAGLLAPDSGRVAVGSMVLFDSETKVNVPVASRRVAYVFQTLALFPHMSVEANIAYGLDRLPEEQRRQAVDAIVDAFRIRHTRERRPGEISGGERQRTALARALVTNPRVLLLDEPLSALDVATKTAIIQDLRAWNDAHRIPALYVTHSRDELFALGEGVIALEQGRVVANGLPQEVLHAPRLESLAQAAGFENIFDGTVAALHEDLGTMTCRIAGDVQLEVPLGHAAVGEAVRIGIRAGDILLAKAKPEGLSARNLLPATIVSLVRRDVTVVTRVRCGDAATGSEMEVHLTPAAQQSLDLIPGRAVWLVIKTYSCHLLR, from the coding sequence GTGCGCGGCGGGAAAAAGCGACGAGGCATCAATCATGGCAGCAGCGACCGATTACAATGTCCCGCTACGACCTGCCCACCACCATCCGCGCTCGCCGTCTCGCTCCGCAAGCGGCTGTCCGAGAGCTTCACGCTGGAAGTGTCGTTCACGGCTGCCGCGGGCATCACCATGCTGTTTGGGCCATCGGGCGCGGGCAAGACCACGCTGCTGGAGTGCATTGCCGGGCTGCTGGCGCCGGACTCGGGGCGCGTCGCCGTGGGCAGCATGGTGCTGTTCGACTCCGAGACAAAGGTGAATGTGCCGGTGGCAAGCCGGCGCGTCGCCTATGTGTTCCAGACGCTGGCGCTATTTCCCCACATGAGCGTGGAAGCGAACATCGCGTATGGTCTTGACCGCTTGCCGGAGGAGCAGCGCCGCCAAGCCGTGGACGCGATCGTGGACGCATTCCGCATCCGGCATACTCGCGAACGCCGGCCAGGGGAAATCTCCGGTGGCGAACGGCAACGCACCGCCCTGGCGCGCGCGCTGGTCACCAATCCGCGCGTGCTGCTGCTGGACGAGCCGCTCTCCGCGCTCGACGTTGCGACCAAGACGGCGATCATCCAGGACCTGCGCGCCTGGAATGACGCGCACCGCATTCCCGCGCTCTATGTCACCCACAGTCGCGACGAGTTGTTTGCGCTCGGCGAGGGCGTGATCGCGCTGGAGCAGGGAAGAGTGGTCGCGAATGGATTGCCGCAGGAGGTGCTGCACGCCCCCCGGCTGGAGTCGCTGGCGCAGGCGGCGGGTTTCGAAAATATTTTCGACGGCACGGTGGCCGCGCTACACGAGGACCTCGGGACCATGACGTGCCGCATCGCCGGGGATGTGCAACTGGAAGTCCCGTTGGGGCACGCCGCGGTTGGAGAAGCGGTGCGCATCGGCATTCGCGCCGGCGACATCCTGCTGGCCAAGGCGAAACCGGAGGGGCTGAGCGCGCGCAACCTGCTGCCCGCGACCATTGTTTCGCTGGTGCGTCGCGACGTGACGGTGGTAACGCGGGTGCGGTGCGGCGACGCAGCCACCGGTTCGGAAATGGAGGTCCACCTCACGCCGGCGGCGCAACAATCCCTGGACTTGATACCCGGACGCGCGGTGTGGCTGGTGATCAAGACCTATTCCTGCCATCTTCTGCGGTGA
- a CDS encoding UDP-N-acetylmuramate dehydrogenase, with translation MQIVEHVPLAPLTTLQVGGAARYFATAVTAADARQAVDWAKSRQLPLFVLGGGSNLVIADTGFPGLVLHIGISGVERLSENGKQMFEAGAGVAWDALVAQAVAANCAGLECMSGIPGTVGGTPVQNVGAYGQEVSETIAEVQVLDLRDGQLRSLCNEACRFAYRCSIFNSGERGRYIILKVKYALQAGGEPTIHYRDLKAYFASLPATTRPTLAEVREAVRKIRLSKAMLIVEGDEDSRSAGSFFKNPVLDAAEYERVAACAGGTVPSYPAPGGRCKIPAAWLVENAGFHKGYTRGHVGLSRKHALAIVNRGGATAAEVIALQDEIRRAVQDKVGVALAPEPVFVGFE, from the coding sequence ATGCAAATCGTCGAACATGTGCCGCTGGCGCCGCTGACGACGCTGCAGGTCGGAGGCGCGGCGCGATATTTCGCGACCGCCGTCACCGCCGCGGACGCGCGGCAGGCGGTGGATTGGGCAAAGTCGCGCCAGCTTCCGCTCTTCGTACTCGGAGGCGGCAGCAATCTGGTGATCGCCGATACCGGGTTTCCCGGCCTGGTGCTCCACATCGGCATCAGCGGTGTCGAGCGTCTCTCGGAAAACGGAAAGCAGATGTTTGAAGCCGGCGCGGGAGTCGCGTGGGACGCGCTCGTCGCCCAGGCAGTCGCGGCCAATTGCGCCGGCCTGGAATGCATGAGCGGCATTCCTGGCACCGTGGGCGGCACGCCGGTGCAGAACGTCGGCGCGTACGGGCAGGAAGTTTCCGAAACCATTGCGGAAGTACAGGTGCTGGATCTCCGCGACGGGCAGTTGCGCAGCCTCTGCAACGAGGCGTGCCGGTTCGCGTATCGCTGCAGCATCTTCAACAGCGGCGAGCGCGGGCGCTACATCATTTTGAAAGTGAAGTACGCGCTGCAAGCGGGAGGAGAGCCGACCATCCACTACCGCGACCTGAAAGCATATTTTGCCTCCTTGCCCGCGACCACCCGGCCCACACTCGCTGAGGTGCGCGAGGCGGTAAGAAAAATCCGTTTGTCGAAAGCCATGCTGATCGTGGAAGGCGATGAGGATTCGCGCAGCGCCGGCTCATTCTTCAAGAATCCCGTGCTCGATGCGGCGGAGTACGAGCGCGTTGCCGCTTGCGCCGGCGGAACCGTGCCGAGCTATCCCGCGCCCGGCGGGCGCTGCAAAATTCCAGCCGCCTGGCTGGTCGAGAACGCCGGGTTTCACAAGGGGTACACCCGCGGCCATGTCGGGCTCTCGCGCAAGCACGCACTGGCCATCGTGAACCGCGGCGGCGCTACCGCAGCCGAAGTCATCGCCTTGCAAGACGAGATTCGCCGCGCCGTACAGGACAAAGTCGGCGTAGCCCTGGCGCCCGAGCCGGTATTCGTCGGCTTCGAGTAG